From Acidimicrobiales bacterium, one genomic window encodes:
- a CDS encoding cytochrome P450 → MTAVENTGFEGIDLWDMDAFQRQEHHAMLEQLRETDPGIHWIDEGDMGPGFWAITRLEHLKEINRQADIFSSNKGGTQMQERARADVMDDFQNDSLMLSMDPPKHTRYRRIVSRGFTPRMINLLEDYLHNRTQMIIDRVCERGSAEFVTELSAELPLQAIAEMVGIPFEDRKKIFDWTNSMIGADDPDFAKSEEFVMAAFAELFAYSNALQTERRGKPADDIITTLLSADVDGEALDEVEFDMFFLLLCVAGNETTRNSITRGMHGFFEFPDQWELYKSDPDKYADTMVDEVVRWATPVLNFRRQAMRDYEIGGVKIKEDDKVVMWHIAANRDPRAFDDPWTFDITRSPNDHVGFGGGGPHFCLGSNLAKMEIRLMFKGIAERLPDIHLAGDVAYLRSNFIGGVKSMPVEFTPSPSTNTMPLDRLGSAAGASGTDGYGGAVEREG, encoded by the coding sequence ATGACCGCGGTTGAGAACACAGGTTTCGAGGGAATCGATCTCTGGGACATGGACGCGTTCCAGCGTCAGGAACATCACGCGATGCTCGAACAGTTGCGCGAGACCGACCCGGGCATCCACTGGATCGACGAGGGCGACATGGGCCCGGGGTTCTGGGCCATCACCCGGCTCGAGCACCTGAAGGAGATCAATCGCCAGGCCGACATCTTCTCGTCCAACAAGGGCGGGACCCAGATGCAGGAGCGGGCCCGCGCCGACGTGATGGACGACTTCCAGAACGACTCGCTGATGCTGTCGATGGATCCGCCGAAGCACACCCGCTACCGGCGGATCGTCAGCCGCGGCTTCACCCCGCGGATGATCAATCTGCTCGAGGACTACCTCCACAACCGAACCCAGATGATCATCGACCGGGTGTGCGAGCGCGGTTCGGCCGAGTTCGTCACCGAGCTGTCCGCCGAGCTGCCGCTGCAGGCCATCGCCGAGATGGTCGGCATCCCCTTCGAGGATCGCAAGAAGATCTTCGACTGGACGAACTCGATGATCGGCGCCGACGACCCCGACTTCGCGAAGAGCGAAGAATTCGTGATGGCCGCGTTCGCCGAGCTCTTCGCCTACTCCAACGCCTTGCAGACGGAGCGTCGCGGCAAGCCCGCCGACGACATCATCACCACCCTGCTGTCGGCCGATGTCGACGGGGAAGCGCTCGACGAGGTCGAGTTCGACATGTTCTTCCTGCTGCTGTGCGTGGCCGGCAACGAGACCACCCGCAACTCGATCACCCGGGGGATGCACGGGTTCTTCGAGTTCCCCGACCAGTGGGAGCTCTACAAGAGCGACCCCGACAAGTACGCCGACACGATGGTCGACGAGGTCGTGCGCTGGGCCACGCCGGTGCTCAACTTCCGCCGTCAGGCCATGCGTGACTACGAGATCGGCGGGGTGAAGATCAAGGAGGACGACAAGGTCGTGATGTGGCACATCGCCGCCAATCGCGATCCCCGTGCCTTCGACGACCCGTGGACGTTCGACATCACGCGGAGCCCCAACGACCATGTCGGTTTCGGCGGCGGCGGCCCCCACTTCTGCCTGGGCTCGAATCTCGCGAAGATGGAGATCCGGCTGATGTTCAAGGGCATCGCCGAGCGTCTTCCCGACATCCACCTCGCCGGTGATGTCGCGTACCTCCGGTCGAACTTCATCGGTGGCGTCAAGAGCATGCCGGTCGAGTTCACCCCGAGCCCGTCGACCAACACCATGCCGCTCGATCGGCTCGGTTCGGCGGCCGGCGCGTCGGGTACCGACGGCTACGGCGGCGCGGTCGAGCGCGAGGGCTAG
- a CDS encoding pyridoxal-dependent decarboxylase, which yields MTPDEFRAAAHELVDWIADRRADVESRPVRPDVEPGDIVARLPADPPDQPVGADEVLRDLHEIVAPGITEVQHPMHFGWFPSNASLSSVLGDFASSGLASLGISWESSPALTEVEEVVVDWLRRLTGLDDGWHGVIQDTASSACLVAMLAARERVTDHAQVTTGLAGVAEPLCVYTTVEAHSSVRKAALLAGFGGDHIRLVDVDPWTHDMLPDALVAAMAADRAAGSRPAVVVASAGSTGTTAFDPIGEIVSAAAPHGAWVHVDAAMAGSALLLPEMRSLFAGLEGADSLSWNPHKWMGTILDCSLMYLRDPDHLIRVMSTSPSYLRSTAGGDATQYRDWGIPLGRRFRALKLWYQLRIDGVEAIRTRLRRDLDNARWLAERFRELPEWEVVAPVRLQTVCVRHVPPGFDDPSRAEALDAHTLEWVRAINTSGAAFLSPSMLDDRWMVRISVGVESTERHHLERLVELLQDAVAT from the coding sequence ATGACACCCGACGAGTTCCGCGCTGCGGCGCACGAACTGGTCGACTGGATCGCCGACCGGCGGGCCGATGTCGAGTCGCGCCCCGTGCGACCCGATGTGGAACCCGGTGACATCGTCGCTCGGCTCCCCGCCGACCCGCCCGATCAGCCCGTGGGTGCCGACGAGGTCCTGCGCGATCTTCACGAGATCGTGGCTCCCGGCATCACCGAGGTCCAGCACCCGATGCATTTCGGGTGGTTCCCGTCGAACGCGAGCCTTTCGTCGGTGCTCGGCGACTTCGCGTCGTCGGGGCTGGCCTCGCTCGGCATCTCGTGGGAGTCGTCGCCGGCGCTCACCGAGGTCGAGGAGGTGGTGGTCGACTGGCTCCGCCGGCTGACCGGTCTCGACGACGGTTGGCACGGGGTCATCCAGGACACGGCGTCGAGTGCGTGCCTCGTTGCGATGCTGGCGGCCCGCGAGCGGGTCACCGATCATGCGCAGGTCACCACCGGCCTTGCCGGCGTCGCCGAACCGTTGTGCGTCTACACCACGGTCGAAGCGCACTCGTCGGTTCGCAAGGCGGCGCTGCTCGCCGGTTTCGGGGGTGACCACATCCGCCTCGTCGACGTCGATCCGTGGACGCACGACATGCTCCCCGATGCTCTCGTCGCGGCGATGGCGGCCGATCGAGCCGCTGGTTCGCGCCCCGCTGTCGTGGTTGCATCGGCCGGATCGACCGGCACCACCGCCTTCGACCCGATCGGCGAGATCGTGTCGGCCGCGGCGCCGCACGGTGCCTGGGTGCACGTCGACGCGGCGATGGCCGGCTCGGCGTTGCTGTTGCCCGAGATGCGTTCGCTCTTCGCCGGGTTGGAAGGGGCCGACTCGCTCTCGTGGAACCCCCACAAGTGGATGGGAACGATCCTCGATTGCTCGCTGATGTACCTGCGGGATCCCGACCATCTCATCCGGGTGATGTCGACCAGCCCGAGCTACCTGCGCTCGACGGCCGGCGGCGACGCGACCCAGTACCGCGACTGGGGCATCCCTCTCGGGCGCCGCTTCCGGGCGCTCAAGCTCTGGTATCAGCTGCGCATCGACGGGGTCGAGGCGATCCGGACGCGCTTGCGACGCGACCTCGACAACGCTCGTTGGTTGGCGGAGCGGTTTCGCGAGCTGCCCGAATGGGAGGTGGTGGCTCCGGTGCGGCTGCAGACCGTGTGCGTCCGTCACGTGCCGCCCGGGTTCGATGATCCGTCACGGGCCGAGGCCCTCGATGCCCACACCTTGGAGTGGGTGCGGGCGATCAACACCTCGGGTGCAGCGTTCCTGTCACCGTCGATGCTCGACGACCGGTGGATGGTGCGGATCTCGGTCGGTGTGGAGTCGACCGAGCGCCATCACCTCGAGCGGCTCGTCGAACTGCTGCAGGACGCGGTCGCCACGTGA